GATACTTCGTTACCTTCAGGAACCAGAAATACAAACTTCCTGACTTCTTGGAAAAACTGTTTCTGGGTATTTGAACCATTATTGCTTTTTGATCAGGAACTGTTGCAAACAGATGTTAAAATCTCTGCGCGAATCAACAAACCGTATAAAGAAAGAGAAGTTAATGGAGAGAATGATGGTTCACCAATGTATCAATTTACAATTACAGAGCCAACTCGCACCATGAATAGCGATCAGTTGATTTCTGTATTGGATAATATCAATGTGGTTCCTAATCCTTATTATGCATACAGTTCTTATGAAACCAGCAAATTGGACAACCGTATTAAAATCACCAATTTGCCAGAGCGTTGTACAGTAACTATTTTCAATATGCAAGGTGCTTTGGTTCGCAGTTTTGAAAAAGACGATCCACTGACTTCACTTGAATGGGATTTGAAAAACCACAAAGGAATTCCTATTGCCGGCGGTGTTTATCTGATACACATTGAAGTTCCAATAGTAGATGCGAGCGGTAATCAAATAGGCACTGAGGAGAAGGTATTGAAGTGGTATGGTGTATTAAGACAGGTAGATTTAGATAACCTGTAGATAGTAAAAACGACTTTTGAAGACTTATGAATAAATTTTCGAAATCAATTCTAGCCGGATTTGCAGTGATTGCTGTAAGTTCAATGGCTATGGCAGGAAACGGAGATCGTGTTGGTTCAGCCGGTGCCGGAGAATTGCTAATCAATCCTTGGGGTCCCAGCGCAGGTTGGGGTGATGCAGGAGTATCTTGTGTAAACGGGGTAGATGCAATTTATACTAATATCGCTGGTTTGGCATTCACATCCAAAACGCAGATCAGGTTTGATCGCACTAGCTGGCTTGGTGGTTCAGGTGTCAATATTAATTCAGCCGGTTTGGCTCAACGTATTTCTGACGCTAGTGTTATCTCTATCTCTGTTATGTCAATGGGATTTGGTGATATTCAGATTACAACAGTTGATTTGCCGGAAGGTGGAATAGGTAACTTTAGACCAACCTATTCAAATTTCAATGTTGGTTATGCACGCGAATTTTCCAATTCAATTTACGGTGGAATCAATTTCAAAGTAATCAATGAAACCATCTCAAATTTGCGTGGTACAGGTGTTGCAATTGACGCTGGTATCAGATATGTGACAGGGGAAGAAGATCAAATTAAATTTGGTATTACGTTGAAGAATGTTGGACCTACCATGTCATTCAAAGGTGACGGGTTGGCAATCTCAATGATGTACCCTGAAACAGGTGATCTTGCCACGCTTGAGCAACGCTCTTCAGCTTTTGAAATGCCGTCTCTGCTTGCCATTGGCGGATCGTATGATTTTAATTTCTCAGAGATGTATAGACTGACAGCTGCCGGATCTTTTACAGCTAATTCATTCTCAAATGACCAATTCAGATTAGGGTTGAATTTCCACATGGGAAGTGAAAAAGCTCAGTTTGATATGAACGTTGGATATGTTTATGAAAAAGGTATTTTTTCCAAAGATTATATGTTCAACGGACGTGTTACTGCACTCAGTGGAATAACCGGCGGAGTTACTGTAAATGCCATTGTAGGTAAAAACAAAAGCATGTTAGGTATCAACTATGCATACCGCCATGCTGCCCCGTTCAATGGTTGTCATACCGTTGGGGTGACTATTGATTTAAAATAAAATTTTCTTAAATTTGTTGACAAGGGAGTCCTTACAGGGCTCTCTTGTTATTTTTTATAATGCACTATGTCACAGTTAAGATATTATACTGAAGAAGGATTGAAAAAGCTCAAGGATGAACTTTATCAATTGAAAGTAGTTGAACGGCCAAGAATTTCACAACAGATTGCTGAAGCTCGTGATAAAGGTGATTTGTCTGAGAATGCCGAATACGATGCGGCTAAAGAAGCACAAGGTTTGCTTGAAGCGAAAATTGCAAAGATGGAAGATATTGTTGCTAATGCGAGAATCATTGATGAGTCTCAGATTGACAATTCTAAGGTGTTAATTCTTTCAAAAGTAAAAATTAAAAATACCGGCAATGGAGCTACCATGATTTACACGCTGGTTGCTGAAAATGAAGCTAATCTAAAAGAAGGCAAAATATCTATTGATTCACCAATTGGAAAAGGATTGTTGGGAAAAAAGGTAGGTGATACGACTGATGTTAAAGTACCAAGCGGTACAGTGAAATTTGAGATACTTGAAATAACCAGAAACTGATGGCTACTATTTTTTCAAGAATCATTACCGGTGAAATTCCTTGCTATAAGGTTGCAGAGAACGATAAATTTCTGGCTTTTCTAGATATCTCACCGCTGCGAAAAGGTCACACCTTGGTTATTCCAAAAATAGAGGTGGACTATATTTTTGATATGGAGGATGATCTATTGGCTGAGATGATGTTGTTCTCAAAAAAGGTGAGTCAAAAAATAAAGGCAGTTTTTCCTTGTAAAAAAGTTGGGATTGCTGTGATTGGCCTTGAAGTGCCTCATGCACACATTCATTTAATTCCGCTGAATTCAATGCGCGATATTGATTTCTCTCAACCAAAATTAAATTTAAGTGCAGAAGAACTCAGAACGATTTCTGCCAATTTGATGAATGCGTGAAAAGGTTGTACTGATCAACTTTTCAGGGTTAATTAAGCTATTTAATTCTATCAGGATTTTGAGAAAGAAATGATTTCCAGTTTCCTGATTTTGCTTTGTTGTTGAGTCCAACTCCTTTTTGATAATAATGACAAACTGCTGCTGCAAGCGCATCGGTCGCATCTAAATAATCAGGAACTTCTTTAATACCCAATTGACGCATGAGCATAGCAGCAACTTGCTCTTTACTTGCATTTCCGTTTCCTGTAAGAGATTGTTTGATTTTTTTTGGCGAATATTCTTCAATTGGAATGTTGCGCTGAAGTGCTGCGGCAATGCACACCCCTTGTGCTCTGCCAAGTTTGAGCATGGACTGAACATTTTTGCCAAAAAAAGGCGCTTCAATGGCCATTTCATCCGGATGATATTCTTGAATGAGTTGATCAACCCTTGAAAATATCCGCTTTAATCTGTCAGGTTGATTTTCAATTTTACTCAGTTTTAAAACTCCAAATGTGATGAGTGAAATACTGTTGCCTTGAATGTGAATCAAGCCATAGCCCATTACCACAGTACCGGGGTCAACACCAAGAATTATTTTATCTTCACTTTTCATCAGAAAGAAACAACGTCAGGAGTAATGACTTCAATAAGATTTCCGGTGTTTCCTGAAATTAAATTCCAATCGTCAAACGGAAATTCAATTACCGCACATTGGCATGTAGCCAGTGTTGTTTGTTTACCAGTTAGCCATGACACCAAATCAGAAATGCCATTGTTATGACCTATATACAAAAGGTTTTTTCCTTTTCCTGTTTTATGGATGCGATGCAGAATGACAGATCGTTCGGCCAAAAACAAATCAGCATGATATTCAATGGAAGTTCCATCCAGATGGTGTCTTACAATTTCAGCGGTTTGCGCTGTTCTCACAGCCGAGGAGGCAATTATCTGATTGGGTTTATAATTTCTTTGTTTTAAAATATAACCTAGTACGTTGGCTTGCGCGGTACCTTGTTTGTTTAAATGTCTCTGAAAATCAGATGATTCATCTGTGAATTTCACGGCTTTTCCGTGTCTGAGCAAGTGAAGCTGAAGCATGTTTAGAAAAATCTTTTATACAATTCCAACCCTAAGTTAAGCAAACTCGTTATACAGGTAAGAAAATGTTTATTATAGTTTTTGGGTTTGCTGTAATGAACTACTTATTCGGACCAACCAGCCGAACTGCTGGTTGGTCTTTTTTAGCTAAACTTGCTGTATGATAGATGAAAGGCTAATTGAGGCATGCAGAAAAAATGATCGAAGAGCGCAAGAAAAGCTCTACGAGTGGTATTATGTAAAAGTAATGCCTACCTGCATGCGCTATCACCGGAATGAGGAGGATGCACGAAGCGTTCTCAATATTGGTTTTGTAAAAATTTGCCGCAATCTTGATAAACTCAAGCCTGATACACCATTTGAAGCTTGGGCAAGACGAATTCTAATGAATACCATTATTGATGAATTCAGAAAAAATAAAAACTATCTGCAATTAGTAGATGCAAAAGAAACTGATCGTGAGCTTGAGATAAAAAGTGAAGTAATTGAGAATGATGTATGGTCTAAAATGGAAACGGATGTTTTGATGGGATTGCTGAAAAAATTACCGGATGTTTCCCGCAAGGTTTTCAATCTTTACGTGATTGACGGCTATACACACAAAGAGATAGGAGAGATGCTTGAGATTTCAGACGGAACATCAAAATGGCATTTGTCCAACGCGCGCAAATTGCTTCGCGATATGATATTAAAAATTCAAAAATCAAATAATCTGGAAATCTGGGCATAAAGAAGTGAGTGTTGAGGATAAAAATATGGATGATATTTTCAGAGCTGCCGCTCAAGACCAAAAATTGAATTATAAGGCAGATTACTGGAATGAGATGAAAGCAAATCTTGATGATGCTGCTTTGGATGACGCTTTTCGCTATGCGGCTGACAAGTTCATGGTTACTGCGCCTGCAGATGTGAGTAATTCACTTGACGACGCTTTGCTTGATGGTACATTTCACAACGCGGCTTCAAATCAAAACTTGACATATAGCGCTGCTGCATGGACTGAGTTTTTGCAACAAGAAGAAATTTTGTTTCAAGATGAAGCGTTCCTTGCTGCATCTAATTTGATTACTGCAGATTATCATCCTGCATATTGGACTGAGGCTGATACCGCATTGCAAAATGAAGGATTACATTTTGAATATAAATCTGAATATTGGGATCAAGCGCGCATATTGCTTGATAAGGGAGATCGCAGTGTGTTCTTCTATCGCTGGGCATCTGTTGCTGCTATTCTTCTGTTGATTTCTGG
This genomic stretch from Crocinitomicaceae bacterium harbors:
- a CDS encoding PorV/PorQ family protein, which gives rise to MNKFSKSILAGFAVIAVSSMAMAGNGDRVGSAGAGELLINPWGPSAGWGDAGVSCVNGVDAIYTNIAGLAFTSKTQIRFDRTSWLGGSGVNINSAGLAQRISDASVISISVMSMGFGDIQITTVDLPEGGIGNFRPTYSNFNVGYAREFSNSIYGGINFKVINETISNLRGTGVAIDAGIRYVTGEEDQIKFGITLKNVGPTMSFKGDGLAISMMYPETGDLATLEQRSSAFEMPSLLAIGGSYDFNFSEMYRLTAAGSFTANSFSNDQFRLGLNFHMGSEKAQFDMNVGYVYEKGIFSKDYMFNGRVTALSGITGGVTVNAIVGKNKSMLGINYAYRHAAPFNGCHTVGVTIDLK
- the greA gene encoding transcription elongation factor GreA, translating into MSQLRYYTEEGLKKLKDELYQLKVVERPRISQQIAEARDKGDLSENAEYDAAKEAQGLLEAKIAKMEDIVANARIIDESQIDNSKVLILSKVKIKNTGNGATMIYTLVAENEANLKEGKISIDSPIGKGLLGKKVGDTTDVKVPSGTVKFEILEITRN
- a CDS encoding HIT family protein, with translation MATIFSRIITGEIPCYKVAENDKFLAFLDISPLRKGHTLVIPKIEVDYIFDMEDDLLAEMMLFSKKVSQKIKAVFPCKKVGIAVIGLEVPHAHIHLIPLNSMRDIDFSQPKLNLSAEELRTISANLMNA
- the ruvC gene encoding crossover junction endodeoxyribonuclease RuvC; its protein translation is MKSEDKIILGVDPGTVVMGYGLIHIQGNSISLITFGVLKLSKIENQPDRLKRIFSRVDQLIQEYHPDEMAIEAPFFGKNVQSMLKLGRAQGVCIAAALQRNIPIEEYSPKKIKQSLTGNGNASKEQVAAMLMRQLGIKEVPDYLDATDALAAAVCHYYQKGVGLNNKAKSGNWKSFLSQNPDRIK
- a CDS encoding histidine phosphatase family protein, with the translated sequence MLQLHLLRHGKAVKFTDESSDFQRHLNKQGTAQANVLGYILKQRNYKPNQIIASSAVRTAQTAEIVRHHLDGTSIEYHADLFLAERSVILHRIHKTGKGKNLLYIGHNNGISDLVSWLTGKQTTLATCQCAVIEFPFDDWNLISGNTGNLIEVITPDVVSF
- a CDS encoding sigma-70 family RNA polymerase sigma factor, coding for MIDERLIEACRKNDRRAQEKLYEWYYVKVMPTCMRYHRNEEDARSVLNIGFVKICRNLDKLKPDTPFEAWARRILMNTIIDEFRKNKNYLQLVDAKETDRELEIKSEVIENDVWSKMETDVLMGLLKKLPDVSRKVFNLYVIDGYTHKEIGEMLEISDGTSKWHLSNARKLLRDMILKIQKSNNLEIWA